Proteins from one Papaver somniferum cultivar HN1 unplaced genomic scaffold, ASM357369v1 unplaced-scaffold_158, whole genome shotgun sequence genomic window:
- the LOC113336988 gene encoding F-box/LRR-repeat protein At1g06630-like, whose product MLVDDESDIQRSALKWFNIRYADIMKKHVGRWMVDAVKHNVQEITIQICKDHSAYKIPHILNCKSLRKLSMQLYGAVGYADIILPSSMSLPQLKVLIRRGLSISNVESSKRLFSSCPSLETLHIVDCDIQTDNQRNFTVDILSLKQFVYGCSCRRLLPQNGNMANIIKLCARNLELFACRSFLAQDYSLNICFPISEVIFQMFLKENEEDENAESYSYLYSEEKEVYAKRVMQFLEAFYKVENLSLSSGFLEVLSQDLDFLDCQPPRLCDLQTLTLGMWSTRGCLRAVIYLLKISPYITQLFLESKEFNLPDVGDDWESGFSFPGILSRLMLVHFVEVDGCDAELKLLSFC is encoded by the exons ATGTTGGTAGATGATGAATCTGATATTCAGAGATCCGCTCTGAAATGGTTCAATATTAGATATGCTGATATAATGAAAAAACATGTTGGTAGATGGATGGTTGATGCTGTAAAACATAATGTTCAAGAAATTACCATACAAATCTGTAAAGATCATTCGGCATACAAAATTCCACATATCCTTAATTGCAAATCACTGAGAAAGTTGTCAATGCAATTGTATGGTGCTGTCGGATATGCAGATATTATTCTACCAAGTTCAATGAGTTTACCTCAGCTTAAAGTACTAATCAGACGTGGATTATCAATCTCCAATGTGGAATCATCCAAAAGACTCTTTTCAAGTTGTCCAAGTCTTGAAACGTTACACATAGTTGATTGTGATATACAAACTGATAACCAAAGAAATTTCACTGTTGATATTCTCAGCCTTAAGCAGTTTGTATATGGTTGTTCGTGTAGACGTCTTTTGCCGCAAAATGGTAATATGGCTAACATTATCAAGTTATGTGCTCGAAATCTGGAACTCTTCGCCTGCAGATCTTTCTTGGCTCAAGATTATTCTCTAAATATTTGTTTTCCAATATCTGAGGTAATTTTTCAAATGTTTCTCAaagaaaacgaagaagatgagAATGCAGAATCATATTCATATCTCTATTCAGAGGAAAAAGAAGTGTATGCTAAACGCGTGATGCAATTTTTAGAAGCGTTTTATAAAGTGGAAAATTTGAGCTTATCATCCGGATTCCTTGAG gTTCTCTCACAAGATCTTGACTTTTTAGACTGTCAACCACCTCGCTTATGTGATCTACAAACTTTAACATTGGGCATGTGGTCTACAAGAGGTTGCTTGCGGGCTGTCATATACTTACTCAAGATATCTCCCTATATAACTCAGTTATTCCTTGAGTCCAAGGAG TTCAATTTACCCGATGTTGGAGATGATTGGGAATCTGGATTTTCATTTCCAGGAATATTGTCTCGCCTCATGCTTGTCCATTTCGTAGAAGTGGACGGATGTGATGCTGAGCTCAAACTTCTGAGTTTTTGTTGA